The DNA sequence AGCGTGTAGATCCAGAGCAGCACGACGTTGGCCACCAGGATGACGTTGCCCAGGCCGAACCCGAAACCGCTGGCGGTCTTGTCGGAGTGGAAGGCGACGATCGCGTCGTAGGTGTTGATCACCGAGATGATGCCGGCGATGTAGAAGAAGTACCGGTGGCTGTTCTGGATGATCAGCGGAAGACGGGTTTCCCCAGTGTATTTGGCGTGCGGCTCGGCGACGGCGCAGGCGGTGGGGGACTGCCACACCGAACGGTAGTAGGCCCCGCGGTAGTAGTAGCAGGTGAGCCGGAACAGCAGCAGGAACGGCAACGACAGCAGGGCGTAGGGGAGCAGTGACAGCGGGCCGGTCGCGGGCAGGATCTGCGGCCAGAAGTCACTGGCCTCCCCGCACGCCTTGCTCAGACACGGGGAGTAGAACGGCGTCAGGTAGTGGTACTGCGGGACGAAGAAGTGGTCCCGCTGAAAGGCCCGCACCGTCGCGTAGATGATGAATGCCGCGAATCCCAGGTCGGTGAGGATCGGCGACTTCAGCCAGTTGTCGGTGCGCAGCGTGCGCTGCGGTATCTGGGCGCGACCCGGTGAGAAGACGCCGGTCGCAGGGCGGTTACCCGCAGGTGCGCTCATCTACTGTGATCCCCTTCTCATGAACTGTTTGGAGGGTACCCAGATCACAGCACCCGGTGAAAAGTGGTCTCAACGACGGTTGTGGCCGCCGACACCCTCGTCATCGACGTCGCGCCAGAAGGTCGAGTCGTAGGGGGTGTCGGGAACGGGGATCTTCTCGCCCGACACGATGATCGTTTGCTGGCCGAGCTCGAGTTCATTGGCGTCGATATCCAGTAGCTCGACGTCATTGAGGATTCGCTCGGTGTCGTTGACGATTCGACGCATTGCCGGGGAGTCGCCGTATTTGGACTTCATCGACAGCACGCACTGCCGCAGGCCGCCGATCAGATGGTGCAGTTCGGTCAATTCGGTCGTGGTGGACAACGGACCTCCTCGGGGCTGAAAGTGTTATGAATCACATTACGGCACCCGATGTTAGCCACGTCGCCGACTAAAAGTGAGACAGGTCACGTCCGGTAAGGGTCTGTCGCCGGCCGTGTTGCACCACCCGAAGTCACCTGAACCACCCGAGACAAGGACTGACGCCATGACCGACCCGAAGAATCTCGCCGAACGTGCCGCAACGTTGTTGGCGCTTCATCAGCCCGGCAATCCGGTGGTTCTGCCCACGGTGTGGGACGCGTGGTCGGCCAAGCTGGCCGTCGAGGCCGGTTTCACCGCGCTGACCGTCGGCAGTCACCCGGTCGCCGACTCCATCGGGAAGCCGGACAACGAGGGCATGACGTTCGACGACCTGCTCACCCGCGTCACCCAGATCACCGCAGCGGTCGACGTGCCCATCTCGGTCGACATCGAGTCCGGGTACGGGCTGCCCGCGGGGCGGCTGATCGAGGGTCTGCTCGGGGCGGGGGCGGTGGGCCTCAACGTCGAGGACACCGTGCACTCCGAGGGCGGTCGGCTGCGGTCGGCGTCCGAGCACGCCGAGTTGGTGGGCGCACTGCGTGCCGGCGCCGACGCGGCCGGAGTTCATCTGGTGGTCAACGCCCGCACGGATCTGTTCCTGCGCCAGGACGGCGACGCCTCCGATCGGGTGGAGCGTGCCATCGCCCGACTTACCGAGGCTGCCGACGCCGGTGCCGACGTCCTCTATCCCGTCGGTCGCCATGACGACGACACGTTGCGCCGGCTGGCCACCGAGCTGCCGCTGCCGATCAACGCGATCGCCCTGCCGGAATCCGACGACCCGGCCTCGTTCGGGCCGCTGGGCGTGGGACGGATCAGCTTCGGACCGTTCTGGCAGGCCGCACTGGCGGTGCGGGCGCGCGAGATCCTCGGCCGCTGGCAGTAATTCAGGCCCCGGCGGGCACCTCCGCGGTGTCCTCGTCGCCGGCCGGCGGCGTGGGCGGAGTTGCCTGCCGGGCCCGGAAGTGGTTGTCGCCGCGCGGGTAGACCACCTGGGGCCACCAGAACCAGCGTCCCAGCATGGTCGCGATCGACGGCATCAACAGCGAGCGCACGATGAAGGTGTCGATCAGCAGACCGATCGCGATCGTCGAGCCCATCTGGGCCAACACCGTCAGCTGGCTGAACATCATGCCCGCCATGGTCGCGGCGAACACCAGGCCGGCCGAGGTCACCACGCCACCGGTGCCCGCCATCGAGCGGATGATCCCGGTCTTCAGGCCCGCGTGGATCTCATCCTTGAAACGGGAGACCAGCAGCAGGTTGTAGTCCGAGCCGACGGCCAACAGGATGATCACCGACATCAGCATGACCAGCCATTGCACCTGGATGCCGAACAGGTCCTGCCAGAGCAGCACCGAGATACCGAAGGACGCCGCGATCGAGCTGCCCGCAGTGCCGACGATCACCAGTGCGGCGACCACGCTGCGGGTCAGGATCAACATGATCATGAAGATCAGCGTCAACGACGACACCACGGCGATCAGCAGGTCATAGCGCGCTCCGTCGGACATGTCCTTGTAGGTCGCCGCGACACCGCCGAGGTACACCTTGGCATTCGACAGCGACGACATCTTGAGCGCCTCTTGGGCTGCTTTTCGCTCGGCGTCGACCCTGGCGATGCCCTCCACTGTGGCAGGGTCGCCCTCATGGGTGATGAACATGCGGGCGGACTTGCCGTCGGGGGATAGGAACATCTTCAGACCGCGCTGAAAGTCCGGATTCTGGAAGGCTTCCGGCGGCAGGAAGAACAGATCGTCATTCTTGGCCTGGTCGAAGCTGGAGCCCATCGCCAGCGCGGTGTCGTTACTGGCCTGCATCTGGTCGAGCAGCGCCTTCTGGTTGTTGTACGACGCCAGCGCCAGGTCCCGGCTGACTTTCATCGACGCGATCGTCTGGGGCAGCAGCGCGGTCAGCTGTGGTGCCAGCGCGGCCAGCTGATCGGTGTTGCCCTGCACCGCTTGAGTTTTGTCGGTGACCTCGTCGATCCCGTCCAGGGAGTCGAACAGCGACTTCGTTGCCGAACAGAGCGGGATGTCGAAGCAGTGCGGTTCCCAGTAGAAGTAGTTGCGCATCGGCCGGAACTGGTCGTCGAAGTTGGCGATGTTGTCCCGCAACGCCTTCGTGGTCTCCAACAGGTCCGCCGACTTGGCCGCCGAGTCCTGGGTGAGCTGAGTTTGCTTGAGCGACAACTGGTATTGCTGCTCCAGGATGTCGATCGAGGTGTTCATCGTGTCGACGGTCTTGAGCTGGTTGGCCAGCTGATCCTGCTGGAACGGCAGATTCATGTTGGTGGTCTGGCCGGCGACGCTGGTCTGGAACGGGATCGAGCTGTGCTGGATCGGGATGCCCAGTGGCCGGGTGAT is a window from the Mycolicibacterium anyangense genome containing:
- a CDS encoding isocitrate lyase/PEP mutase family protein, with the translated sequence MTDPKNLAERAATLLALHQPGNPVVLPTVWDAWSAKLAVEAGFTALTVGSHPVADSIGKPDNEGMTFDDLLTRVTQITAAVDVPISVDIESGYGLPAGRLIEGLLGAGAVGLNVEDTVHSEGGRLRSASEHAELVGALRAGADAAGVHLVVNARTDLFLRQDGDASDRVERAIARLTEAADAGADVLYPVGRHDDDTLRRLATELPLPINAIALPESDDPASFGPLGVGRISFGPFWQAALAVRAREILGRWQ
- a CDS encoding MMPL/RND family transporter → MTHTVATPESGSHQKRPVVPHLIRILSVPIILFWIAVSVVVNVVAPQLEVVGEMHAAPMAPYDAPSMIAMKKMGADFQEFNSNSTIMVVIEGQQKLGPDAHAYYDEIIRKLRQDPTHIQHIQDFWGDTLTAAGAQSADGKAAYVMLNLAGEQGLTLANEGVEAARNVIADTKAPPGVQAYVAGPAALTHDTHVIGNASLAEITLITLVAIAGMLLVVYRSIRTTLIQLFLTFLALLTARGVVSVLASHGAFGMTTFAGNILTMLAIAAATDYGIFIFGRYREDRGMGLDRDESYYATFKSVAPVIVGSGLTIAGATYCLSFARLPYFSTMGAPVAIGMLVVVAISVTLGPAVLYLGSRVGLYESKRPPQSRFWRKVGTAVVRWPAPIFVASLFVVLLGLVAIPGYKPAYNDRYYMPKDAPVNIGFAAADRHFTQARMNPDIMMIQADHDMRNPADMLVLNKVASNVMHTDGIAMVQSITRPLGIPIQHSSIPFQTSVAGQTTNMNLPFQQDQLANQLKTVDTMNTSIDILEQQYQLSLKQTQLTQDSAAKSADLLETTKALRDNIANFDDQFRPMRNYFYWEPHCFDIPLCSATKSLFDSLDGIDEVTDKTQAVQGNTDQLAALAPQLTALLPQTIASMKVSRDLALASYNNQKALLDQMQASNDTALAMGSSFDQAKNDDLFFLPPEAFQNPDFQRGLKMFLSPDGKSARMFITHEGDPATVEGIARVDAERKAAQEALKMSSLSNAKVYLGGVAATYKDMSDGARYDLLIAVVSSLTLIFMIMLILTRSVVAALVIVGTAGSSIAASFGISVLLWQDLFGIQVQWLVMLMSVIILLAVGSDYNLLLVSRFKDEIHAGLKTGIIRSMAGTGGVVTSAGLVFAATMAGMMFSQLTVLAQMGSTIAIGLLIDTFIVRSLLMPSIATMLGRWFWWPQVVYPRGDNHFRARQATPPTPPAGDEDTAEVPAGA